A part of Acidobacteriota bacterium genomic DNA contains:
- a CDS encoding cupin — translation MKKILKPWGYEILFAITKDYAGKVLFIKKGEELSYQYHRKKEETIYLFKGSIRIVFQSAGMKKTLRLSAGSGFHIPPMMKHRIAAIIDSYIFEVSTPHLDDVVRLEDRYGRT, via the coding sequence ATGAAGAAGATCCTCAAGCCCTGGGGCTATGAAATCCTGTTCGCCATAACAAAGGATTATGCTGGAAAAGTTCTCTTCATCAAGAAAGGAGAGGAACTCAGCTACCAGTACCACAGAAAGAAGGAAGAGACGATCTATCTGTTCAAGGGGAGCATCAGGATCGTCTTTCAGAGCGCAGGCATGAAGAAAACGCTTAGACTCAGCGCGGGGAGTGGTTTCCACATCCCCCCAATGATGAAACACAGAATAGCCGCCATTATAGACAGCTACATCTTCGAAGTCTCCACGCCTCATCTTGATGATGTCGTCAGACTTGAGGATAGGTATGGCAGGACCTGA
- the hprK gene encoding HPr(Ser) kinase/phosphatase, translating to MEKTESCIIPFISIKELLSEEASDLQLRIISGEDGIGNMIRSHIVQKPGLALSGYMESISPASIQILGKSEISFLYQMEPVNRKNLLKDLCSQKISCFVLTDEIELPQELMEESSRQRIPILKTMLKSPLFLEKLQAYLEDKLSPRLTLHGVLVDIYGLGVLLLGESGVGKSECALDLIVRGHRLVSDDAIEIRRKGETLVGKGVDLTRYHMEIRGIGIINIKDLFGVTSVRYEKNVEFVIRLDRWVEGKEYDRLGIEEGSYEILGMELPYVEMPVAPGRNISVLIEVAARNQLLKRKGDHSARKLVEELGERLKKKAVSQGQEGDEL from the coding sequence ATGGAAAAAACAGAAAGCTGCATCATACCTTTCATTTCTATAAAAGAGCTTCTTTCCGAGGAAGCATCCGACCTTCAGCTCAGGATTATTTCAGGAGAAGATGGCATTGGGAACATGATCCGATCACATATCGTACAGAAGCCAGGACTCGCGCTTTCGGGATACATGGAATCTATCAGTCCGGCAAGCATCCAGATCCTTGGAAAAAGCGAGATCTCTTTCCTGTACCAGATGGAACCGGTTAATAGAAAGAATCTACTGAAGGATCTATGTTCACAGAAGATCTCATGCTTCGTCCTTACCGATGAGATAGAATTGCCTCAAGAACTAATGGAAGAGAGCAGCCGACAAAGGATTCCGATTCTGAAGACAATGCTCAAGAGTCCCCTTTTTCTTGAGAAGCTCCAAGCCTACTTAGAGGACAAGCTCTCTCCGAGATTGACACTGCACGGGGTCCTGGTCGATATCTACGGGCTGGGTGTTTTGTTGCTGGGAGAGAGCGGTGTGGGAAAGAGCGAATGCGCGCTTGACCTCATCGTGAGAGGACATAGACTCGTATCCGATGACGCCATAGAGATAAGAAGAAAGGGAGAAACGCTAGTTGGCAAGGGAGTCGACCTGACGCGCTATCATATGGAGATCAGGGGCATCGGGATCATCAACATCAAAGATCTCTTCGGGGTGACGTCGGTTCGCTACGAGAAGAACGTAGAATTCGTGATCAGACTCGACCGCTGGGTGGAGGGGAAAGAGTACGACCGTCTGGGCATTGAAGAGGGGAGTTACGAAATCCTCGGCATGGAGCTTCCCTATGTTGAGATGCCTGTGGCTCCGGGGCGGAACATTTCAGTCCTGATTGAAGTCGCTGCAAGGAATCAGCTTCTCAAGCGGAAGGGAGATCACTCCGCCAGGAAACTTGTTGAAGAGCTGGGAGAGAGGCTTAAAAAGAAAGCGGTCAGCCAGGGTCAGGAGGGGGACGAGCTTTGA
- a CDS encoding deoxyguanosinetriphosphate triphosphohydrolase, protein MERKIKIREMLEEREEKILHSKAAFARRSKGRMRHEEDCDIRTCFQRDRDRIIHCKSFRRLKHKTQVFLAPAGDHYRTRLTHTLEVSQVARSIARSLCLNEDLAEAISLAHDLGHTPFGHAGERVLDRLMPGGFHHYSQSLRVVDELEYEGKGLNLTYEVRDGIMKHSKGEGEILPGDPEKRAATLEGDIVRISDVIAYVNHDVDDALRARMISPEDIPRDIRSGLGETSPKRIDTLVKDVVYSSLACDLEQITMNHGIMGLLADLRSFLFENVYEHERSKKEFIKAENILLKIYEEVMKNPASYFSRELEKEGEKTREKIERLAFDFIAGMTDRYAITLFNNLFIPTPCIGMNVLQA, encoded by the coding sequence ATGGAACGAAAAATAAAGATCCGGGAGATGCTTGAGGAGAGGGAGGAGAAAATTCTCCATTCGAAAGCCGCGTTTGCCAGAAGGTCGAAAGGCAGGATGCGACATGAGGAGGATTGTGATATCCGAACCTGCTTTCAGAGGGATAGGGACCGCATCATCCACTGCAAATCATTCAGGAGATTAAAACACAAGACGCAGGTTTTCCTGGCTCCTGCAGGAGATCATTATCGGACGAGATTGACACACACCCTGGAGGTTTCCCAGGTGGCTCGCTCCATCGCGCGGTCTCTATGTTTGAACGAGGATCTGGCAGAGGCAATATCGCTGGCTCATGACCTGGGCCATACACCCTTTGGACATGCCGGTGAACGAGTCCTCGACCGGCTCATGCCTGGAGGCTTCCACCATTATAGCCAGAGTCTCAGAGTCGTCGATGAATTGGAGTATGAAGGAAAGGGACTCAATCTGACTTATGAAGTCAGAGATGGAATCATGAAGCATTCCAAAGGGGAAGGTGAGATACTCCCCGGGGATCCAGAAAAGAGAGCAGCCACCCTTGAAGGGGACATTGTCAGAATCTCTGATGTCATCGCCTATGTGAACCATGACGTTGACGACGCGCTGCGCGCTAGAATGATAAGCCCAGAAGATATCCCTCGTGATATCCGGTCAGGGCTCGGCGAGACTTCTCCTAAACGGATCGATACACTCGTCAAGGATGTAGTTTATAGCAGTCTGGCCTGCGACCTAGAACAGATCACGATGAATCATGGCATCATGGGATTGCTGGCCGACCTCCGCTCATTCCTATTCGAGAATGTATACGAGCATGAAAGATCAAAGAAGGAGTTCATCAAGGCGGAAAATATCCTCCTGAAAATATATGAGGAAGTAATGAAAAACCCGGCATCTTACTTCTCGAGAGAACTGGAGAAGGAAGGGGAAAAGACAAGGGAAAAAATAGAAAGACTCGCCTTCGATTTCATCGCAGGAATGACTGACCGATACGCCATCACGCTCTTTAACAATCTGTTCATTCCAACACCCTGTATTGGCATGAACGTTCTTCAAGCATGA
- a CDS encoding MerR family transcriptional regulator: MNREKFPDKLFYKIGEVCKITDTQPYVLRFWESEFPQLTPQKNRAGQRVYRKSDIELIFKIKQLLYDEEYTIAGARKKLGMDDIEVPEEEPMKQEELTFEKQLCRKETSGKKVSGEGRTKLKRLEEQLESLLDLLDENDRKIKEIKTKLKRQVISE; this comes from the coding sequence ATGAACAGGGAAAAATTTCCAGATAAGCTGTTCTACAAGATCGGAGAAGTTTGCAAGATCACCGATACCCAACCCTATGTCCTCCGGTTCTGGGAATCAGAATTCCCACAGCTCACCCCTCAAAAGAACAGAGCTGGACAGAGGGTCTATCGCAAGAGCGATATCGAACTCATCTTCAAGATAAAACAGTTGCTCTACGATGAAGAATACACGATTGCTGGAGCCAGGAAGAAGCTTGGCATGGATGATATTGAAGTCCCCGAGGAGGAACCGATGAAACAAGAAGAGCTTACATTTGAGAAACAGCTATGCAGAAAGGAGACGAGTGGGAAAAAGGTTTCTGGGGAGGGCAGGACCAAGCTCAAACGACTGGAAGAACAGCTTGAGAGTCTCCTTGATCTTCTCGATGAGAACGACCGGAAGATCAAAGAAATCAAGACGAAGCTAAAAAGGCAAGTAATCTCTGAATGA
- a CDS encoding HPr family phosphocarrier protein, whose amino-acid sequence MIDRKIVIINKLGMHARAAAKFVHLASRFKARINIVKDGQRVDGKSILGILMLAAAQGSNIRLIVEGNDEREAFKQLEMLIKDKFGEEE is encoded by the coding sequence ATGATCGATCGAAAAATAGTAATTATCAATAAGCTTGGAATGCACGCGAGAGCTGCTGCGAAATTTGTTCATCTAGCCAGCCGCTTCAAGGCAAGAATTAACATCGTCAAGGATGGCCAGAGAGTGGATGGAAAATCGATCTTGGGCATCCTGATGCTCGCAGCGGCTCAGGGCTCCAACATACGGCTGATCGTGGAAGGAAACGATGAAAGAGAGGCTTTCAAACAGCTGGAGATGCTGATCAAAGACAAGTTCGGGGAGGAAGAATGA
- a CDS encoding PTS sugar transporter subunit IIA: MIGVVVVTHSRLAEELVEATRRIVGEAAQLHAVSIDWNDDVEKARKLIQEGIKKVDNGEGVLILTDMFGGTPTNISLTFLEKGRVEIVTGVNLPMLIKYTTLKDLGNLEDLASRLKEQGMKSIHVASELLKSRN; this comes from the coding sequence ATGATCGGAGTTGTTGTAGTCACCCACAGCCGTCTTGCCGAAGAACTGGTGGAAGCCACAAGAAGGATCGTCGGAGAAGCTGCCCAACTTCATGCCGTTTCCATAGATTGGAACGATGACGTGGAAAAGGCAAGAAAGCTTATCCAGGAAGGGATCAAGAAGGTGGATAATGGTGAAGGGGTCCTTATCCTGACCGACATGTTTGGCGGAACACCAACGAATATCAGTCTGACCTTTCTTGAAAAAGGAAGGGTTGAGATCGTCACTGGAGTAAACCTTCCCATGCTGATCAAGTATACCACCCTCAAGGATCTTGGCAATCTGGAAGACCTCGCCTCGCGATTGAAAGAACAGGGCATGAAATCCATCCACGTCGCTTCCGAACTCCTGAAGAGCAGAAACTGA
- the ptsP gene encoding phosphoenolpyruvate--protein phosphotransferase, with protein sequence MKFQGIAVSPGIAIGKALVVETTETTIFRIPISEKEVAHEKERFKNAIAQSKKQLQSVKEKISKEVSQKYSFIFDAHLLILEDESLIGEVLSIIGKERVNAEWALKIVVGKLLKAFENISDPYFRERGGDIEDIYRRVQAILAGGKNHHRLSELIDDVIVVAHSLSPADTALLNTDHVIAFATDLGGRTSHTAILANALEIPAVVGLLDVYSRVRNRDEIVVDGNNGLFIINPTEKEKEEYLRKKIRYERKESRLLELRGVPAITRDGTEIKLMANIELPGEIHSAIQHGAHGIGLYRSEFLYLMKSPDLPTEEDHFRLYREIAEKVYPDEALVRTLDLGGEKYFHAVLEKDEANPVMGLRAIRLCLKRKDIFRLQLRGILKASHYGNIKIMFPLISTIEELRNARSLLEEIKEELRREGTPFNERMEIGIMIEVPAAAMIADILAREVQFISIGTNDLIQYYMAADRSNKSVSYLYQPLHPSILRTLKFVIDGAAKNNVDVSICGEMASDPFCLPVLLGLGMRKLSMNPKAIPTIKKLVMKISIREMAGIMEEAQKLGSAEEIERFLIQKKIATFRI encoded by the coding sequence ATGAAATTTCAGGGAATTGCGGTATCACCGGGTATCGCCATCGGGAAGGCTCTGGTGGTAGAAACGACTGAGACCACTATCTTCCGCATCCCAATTAGCGAAAAGGAAGTGGCTCATGAGAAGGAGAGGTTCAAAAACGCTATCGCACAGAGCAAAAAGCAACTTCAATCCGTCAAGGAAAAGATCAGCAAAGAGGTCAGCCAGAAATATTCTTTCATCTTCGATGCCCATCTCCTTATCCTCGAAGATGAATCGCTCATCGGCGAGGTTCTTTCGATCATCGGGAAGGAGCGCGTCAATGCAGAATGGGCTTTAAAAATTGTCGTAGGGAAGCTCCTGAAGGCATTTGAAAATATCAGCGATCCCTATTTTCGCGAAAGGGGAGGAGATATCGAAGACATCTATCGGAGGGTGCAGGCGATCCTTGCCGGGGGCAAGAACCACCATCGACTGTCAGAGCTGATCGATGATGTAATCGTCGTCGCGCATTCCCTTTCTCCTGCAGATACGGCTCTCCTCAATACCGATCATGTTATTGCCTTTGCCACCGATCTTGGCGGACGAACTTCGCATACGGCCATCCTTGCAAATGCCCTCGAGATACCTGCCGTTGTGGGTCTGCTGGACGTATACAGCAGGGTAAGAAACCGTGACGAGATCGTCGTAGATGGAAACAACGGTTTGTTCATCATTAATCCTACGGAAAAGGAAAAAGAGGAGTACCTTAGAAAGAAGATCCGGTATGAGAGAAAAGAAAGCAGGCTCCTTGAGCTAAGAGGGGTTCCTGCAATTACCAGGGATGGGACTGAGATCAAGCTGATGGCGAACATAGAACTTCCTGGAGAGATCCACTCCGCCATCCAGCATGGCGCTCACGGGATCGGACTTTACCGCTCCGAGTTCCTCTATCTTATGAAATCACCAGATCTGCCCACCGAGGAAGACCACTTCAGACTCTACAGGGAGATAGCTGAGAAGGTTTATCCCGATGAGGCTCTTGTGAGAACGCTCGATCTGGGAGGAGAGAAGTACTTTCATGCCGTCCTCGAGAAGGACGAAGCCAATCCAGTCATGGGATTAAGGGCGATTCGTCTATGCTTAAAAAGAAAGGATATCTTTCGATTGCAGTTGCGCGGGATATTGAAGGCATCGCACTATGGGAACATCAAGATAATGTTCCCTCTCATATCCACCATCGAAGAACTCAGGAACGCTCGATCGCTTCTTGAAGAAATTAAAGAAGAATTGCGAAGAGAAGGAACGCCCTTCAACGAGAGGATGGAGATAGGGATAATGATCGAGGTACCTGCCGCTGCGATGATAGCCGACATCCTGGCAAGAGAGGTCCAGTTCATCAGCATCGGGACGAACGACCTCATCCAATACTATATGGCTGCCGACAGGAGCAACAAGTCTGTATCCTATCTTTATCAACCCCTTCATCCTTCCATTCTTCGGACTTTGAAATTCGTCATCGACGGTGCTGCTAAAAACAACGTGGATGTTAGCATCTGTGGGGAAATGGCTTCAGATCCTTTCTGCCTCCCCGTTCTGCTTGGGCTTGGCATGAGGAAGCTCAGCATGAACCCGAAAGCCATCCCCACCATCAAGAAACTCGTCATGAAGATAAGCATCAGAGAAATGGCTGGAATAATGGAGGAGGCACAGAAACTGGGAAGCGCCGAAGAGATAGAGAGATTTCTCATTCAAAAGAAGATCGCAACTTTTCGAATATAG
- the rapZ gene encoding RNase adapter RapZ yields the protein MNGLIIITGLSGSGKSLAARAFEDMGYFCVDNLPVQLIPTFSELITKAGAEFKRASLVIDIRERKFLNDFPRIITDLRKTGKEIEIIFFEASQEILKRRFNETRRPHPLAQEANLEYGIQKEIEIMRPIRDFADRVIDTSKFNIHELRLFLKNSFRHEHDSRINISIISFGYKYGIPSESDLVFDVRFLSNPYFEEELKSKTGLESDVISYLKSFKEYFEFIKILGEMMTFLIPRYIQEGKSYLTISIGCTGGKHRSVALAEELKSLLAERDCTTSVFHRDIDKE from the coding sequence TTGAATGGCCTGATCATCATAACCGGACTCTCTGGCTCCGGGAAGAGCCTTGCTGCACGAGCCTTTGAGGATATGGGTTACTTTTGTGTGGATAATCTTCCCGTCCAGCTCATCCCGACTTTTTCTGAACTCATCACTAAAGCCGGTGCAGAATTTAAGAGGGCATCCCTTGTCATCGACATCCGGGAAAGAAAGTTCCTGAATGATTTTCCGCGCATCATCACGGATCTGAGGAAAACGGGTAAGGAAATTGAGATCATCTTCTTCGAAGCTTCCCAGGAAATCCTCAAGCGAAGATTCAATGAAACGAGAAGACCTCATCCTCTTGCGCAGGAAGCAAATCTCGAGTACGGGATTCAGAAGGAAATCGAAATCATGAGGCCAATTCGCGATTTCGCAGACAGGGTCATCGATACCTCAAAATTCAACATTCACGAGCTAAGGCTGTTCCTCAAAAACAGCTTTCGCCACGAGCACGATTCCCGTATCAACATCAGCATCATCAGTTTCGGTTATAAATATGGGATCCCTTCCGAATCAGACCTCGTCTTCGATGTGAGATTCCTCTCCAACCCTTACTTTGAGGAGGAGCTGAAGTCAAAGACAGGCTTAGAGTCTGATGTTATCTCTTATCTCAAATCGTTTAAGGAATATTTTGAGTTCATCAAGATTCTGGGTGAGATGATGACATTCCTGATCCCCCGCTACATCCAGGAAGGGAAGAGCTATCTTACTATCTCCATCGGATGTACTGGGGGAAAACACAGATCCGTGGCTCTGGCGGAGGAGTTGAAATCATTGCTTGCAGAACGTGACTGCACTACGAGCGTCTTTCACAGAGACATAGATAAGGAGTAA
- a CDS encoding HU family DNA-binding protein: MAVTKESLAATVYRYHGGLSKSEASKIINIIFEAIRGKLAQKEKIHLIGFGSIEGVVRKGRKGKNPLTGKDFFIAEKLSIKFKPSKKLIEMIN, encoded by the coding sequence ATGGCTGTAACAAAGGAAAGCCTTGCAGCGACAGTCTACAGATATCATGGCGGACTGTCTAAGAGTGAAGCCTCAAAGATCATCAATATCATCTTTGAAGCGATAAGAGGAAAATTAGCGCAAAAGGAGAAGATTCATCTGATCGGCTTCGGGAGCATAGAAGGCGTAGTCAGGAAGGGACGAAAAGGGAAGAACCCATTGACAGGGAAGGATTTTTTCATTGCAGAAAAGCTTTCCATTAAATTCAAGCCTTCTAAAAAGCTTATTGAAATGATCAATTGA